The segment GCGCGAAGGGGTTCCCCAGGCAATGTTTGCAAAATTCCCATACCAGCTCCCGGCTTGTCGGCGGACCGAGCCCCACAAGGAGTTGGCATGCCCGCCATTCATGCATCCCGCCACCACGGCCTGATCGACCTGCCCGCGCTGCGCAAGCACGCCAAGCGCCTGCTGAAGACCCTCGACGACGACACCTGCGCACAGCTGCGCGACCTGGGCCTGCCTGGCCCCGACTACCGCCTGGCCGACACCCAGTGGCTGGTGGCCCGCGAGGCCGGCTTTGCCAGCTGGCCCAAGCTCAAGGCCCATGCCGACGCAGTGGCGTTTGCCGCCCGCCACCCAGGCTTTGCCGCCGATGGCGAGGCGCAGGTGCAGCACTGGCGCTGCGGCAACGATATCGAGCACAGCCTGCGCATCAGCGGGTTCAGCGGCAGCTTCCACATGTTCGACGACCCCATGGTGATGGGGCCGGTGCCAGCCGTGCCTGACGATACGTATTGGCAGGTACGTACCGAGTACGTACTCAAGGTGTTCGGCCTGGCCCCGCAGGACATCGCCCAGCGCCAGGCCCGCCAGCGCGCGGCCCTGGCGCAGTTGAGCGCCGACAGCGAGCTGGTGCTGTGGTGCGAGGCCGACGCCTACGACCAGCTGTTTCTGGTGCGGGTACTGGCCAGCTTGCCGTGCCTGCCACGCCGGCTGGAGCTGATCGAGGCCGACCGGGTGCCGGGGGTCCAGCGTTTCATCGGTATCGGCCAGTTGGCCCCCGATGTGCTGGCGTGGCTGTGGCCGCAGCGGCGCACGCTGGGTGAGGAGGCCTTGCAACTGGCGCGCCAGGCCTGGGCGGCCTACACCGCGCCGGCCCCGACCGCCTGGGCCGAGCTTGCCAGCCGGCATCACGCCAGTTTGCCGTTGCTGCAGGGCGCACTGGCCCGGCAACTGCAGGAGCTGCCCGGTGCCGGCGATGGCTTGAGCCTGACCGAGCGCCTGACCCTGCGCATTCTGGCGCGTATGGGCGAGCAGCCGGCGGCGCGGGTGTTCGCCGAGCTGATGGGGCGTGAAGAGCCGCTGCCGTACCTGGGTGACATGATGTTCGCAGCGCTGATAAGGCCACTGATCGGCACGCCGCGGCCATTGTTGCTGGAGGGGGAGGGTGAAAGCTGGATGCACCGCCCGCTGCGGCTGACCGCGTTGGGCGAGCAGGTGCTGGCAGGGCAGGCCAACTGGCTCGACCAGGCGCCGGCCGAGCGCTGGGTGGGCGGGGTGCGAATCGGCGTCGGTGCGGCCTGGGTGGTGGATGAAGCCGGGAAGGTAGCGCTGCGCACATGACCTAGGCTGCCCGTCCTGGCCTCATCGCCGGCACAGGCTGCGCAACCCAGTTGCCCCACAGCGATCACATACGCTTCAGGCGGGCGGCCTTCAGCCCGCCACCGGCTCAGCCACCACCTTGCTCTCTGCCACCTTCGCCACCGGCGCCAGCGACAGCGCGGTGCGGTCATGCCCCAGCAACTCGCACAGGGCATCGACGATCACCTGGTGGTCTTGCCGTTCCGGCAACCCCGAAACCGTCACGCAACCGATCACCCCGGCACCTTTGACGGTAATCGGGAAGCTGCCGCCGGCACTGGCGTAGTCGGTCAGCGGCAGGTTGTAGCGCTGGGTGATGTCTTTGTTGTCCAGGGCCAACTGGTGGCCGATGCGGTACGAGCTGCACAGAAAACGCTGCACGGTATTGCGCTTGCGCCGCACCCAGTCGTGGTTGTGCGGGGTGATGCCGGGCCGGCCGGCCAGAAACAGCGGGCAGTCGAAGCGGCGTACCTCGATCAGCAGCAACCAGCCTTCGGCTTCGGCGCGCCGCTGCAGCAGCGAACCCAACTGCCAGGCCACGTCTTCATCAAAGTGCTCGAACTGCAGCAACTGCTCCTGGCGGATCAGCAGGGCCAGATCGTCGGCTAGGGCCATGGCGGGCTCCTGTGGCGGTGGGCCTCCGTGCGGGTGGACAGCGCCCGGGCGGCCTTGCCTGGCGTGGATGAATCAAGATGAAAAGTTTTTCATCTTGTGTTCACCAAGCGTAGCAGCGATTGGCCAGTTGGTTTGCCCCTGTAGGAGCCGGCTTGCCGGCGATGGCGTCGGTTTGGCCAGCATTATTTCAGCAGGGTTGGGGGTTCATACATTTGTACAAGTGATGGTGTCGGGCTGCGCAATCGGTCGATGTCCACCCCCGCCGCACCCGCATAACCTCGGCTCGGGCTGTGTTGATCACTAATAATAAGAGGAGCCACCCCATGCCTGTTCAGTCAGAGCACGACCCCCGTCTCAAACGTTCGCTCAAGACCCGCCACATCAGCATGCTCGCCCTGGGCGGGGTGATCGGTGCCGGGTTGTTCGTCGGCTCCAGCGCGGTCATCGCCTCCACCGGCCCCGGCGCCTTCATCACCTACGCCATCACCGGGCTGATCGTCGCATTGGTGATGCGCATGCTCGGTGAAATGGCCGCAGCCCATCCCAGCAAAGGCTCATTCGTCGACTACGCACGCATGGCCTTCGGCCGCCCAGCCGGCTACATGACCGGCTGGCTGTATTGGTACTTCTGGGTGATCGTGGTCGGCTTCGAAGCCGTGGTCGGCGGGCAGATCATCAACGCCTGGCTACCGGCGATACCGGTGTGGGTGATTGCCCTGGGGCTGATGCTGGGCATGACCCTGCTCAACCTGATGTCGGTGCACTCGTTCGGCGAGGCCGAGTACTGGTTCGCCGGGGTCAAGGTGGCGGCCATCGTGGTGTTTCTGCTGGTGACCGGCGCCTTCGTGCTGCACCTGTGGCCCAACTCCGATGCCAGCTTCGGCCACCTGACCGAGCACGGCGGCTTTTTGCCCCACGGTGTCGGCTCGTTGTTCACCGGCGTGGTGGTGGTGATTTTCTCGATGACCGGGGTCGAGGTGGCCACCCTGGCGGCCGCCGAGTCGCAGGACCCGTCGCGCAACATCCGCAAGGCGGTGAACACGGTGATGGTGCGCATTCTGGTGTTCTTCGTGCTGGCGACCTTCTTCATCGTCGTTGCCCAACCCTGGACCAGCCTCACCCCCGGCAAGTCGCCGTTCGTCACGACGCTCGAGCACATCGGCATCCCCTATGCCGGCGACATGCTCACCGTGGTGATTCTGGTGGCGGTGCTGTCGGTGCTCAACGCCGGGCTCTACACCTCATCGCGCCTACTGTACGTACTGGCTGCCAACGACGAGGCGCCGCGCTGGATCGCCGGGGTCAACCGCAAGGGCGTGCCGGTACGCGGTGTACTGGCCTCGACCCTGGTGGGCTATGGCTGCGTGGTGATCGCCGCGCTGTGGCCGGACACGGTGTTCCAGTTCCTGATCAACTCCTCCGGCACGGTGTTCCTGTTCGTCTACCTGATGATCTGCCTGTCGCAGCTCAAGCTGCGCCGACGCTGGGTCGAAGAGGGCTCGCTGAAGTTCGCCATGTGGGGCCACCCGGTGCTGCCGTTGATGGTCACCGCGGCCATCGTCTCGGTGCTGGTGAGCATGGCCTTCGACCCCTCGATGCAGTTGAGCCTGCTGCAGTGCCTGGTCGCCATCGTTGCGATCGGCGCCTCGTACCTGCTGATGCGCCTGGGCCGGGGGCGCGCGCCCAAGGCCCAGGTGGCCCAGCCTTAACCGCCGTATCAGACACGACCCGGCCCCCCGGGCAGTCAATGGGAAGCAAGAACATGTCAGCGAAATTCGATTTGGCTCAGTTACCCAACAAGCCGCTGTGGTTTGCCCCGGCCCCGCCCCGCGCGCGGCTGGAGGGTGATATCCAGGCCGACGTGGTCATCGTCGGCGCCGGCTACACCGGGCTGTGGACCGCTTACTACCTGCTCAAGGCCGACCCGTCGCTGAACGTGGTGCTGCTGGAAAAGCGCGAAGTCGGCTTTGGTGCTTCGGGCCGCAACGGTGGTTGGGCTTCGGCGATATTCCCGATCTCGCTGCACCGGGTCGAGCAGTTGTATTCGCACCAGGCTGCCCTGCAACTGCAGGCGGCGATGAACGACACGGTCGATGAAATCGGCCGGGTGCTGGCGCTGGAAGGGGTGGATGCCGACTACGCCAAGCAGGGTTTCATGTCGCTGGCCCGCAGCGGCCCGCAAATGGCCCGGGCGCGTGCTGCAGTGGAGTCTTCGGCGCGCTTCGGCCTGCCGCAGCAGTGGCGGGTGCTCGAAGCCGGTGAGGCGCACGGCAGCATCGGCGCCCAGGGCACAGTCGGGGCGCTGTACACCGAGCACTGCGCGCTGATTCACCCGGGCAAGCTGGTACGCGGCCTGGCGCAATTGGTGGAGCGCCTGGGTGCGCGCATTTACGAGCAGTCGGCGGTGACCCGCATGGCCCCGGGCATGGTGCACACCGAGCGTGGTTCGGTACGCGCCGACATGACCGTGCGCGCTACCGAGGCGTTCACCTCGCAGCAGCCTGGCAAGTCGCGCTTCGTCATCCCGCTGTACTCGCTGGTGCTGGCCACCGAGCCGTTGGCGCCAGAGCTGCTCAGCCAGCTCAACCTCGACCATCGCATGGCCTTCAACGACATGCGCCACTTGCGGGTGTACGGCCAGGTCACTGCCGAAGGCCGGCTGGTGTTCGGTGGCCGTGGTGCCCCGTACAAGTGGGGGTCGGTGATGCCCGAGCAAGCCGACCTGGTGGACAGCATCCACGGCAAGATCCACGACACCCTGCTGGAGTTTTTCCCGGCCCTGCGCGATGCCCGGGTTACGCACCGCTGGGGCGGCGCGCTGGGAGTTGCCCGCGACTGGTGCCCGACGGTAAGCATCGACCGTGGCAAGGGCATGGCCTGGGCCGGCAACTACGTCGGCGACGGTGTGGCCACCAGCAACCTGGCCGGGCGCATCCTGCGCAACCTCATCCTGGAGCGTGACGACGCGCTCAACACGCTGCCCCTGGTCAATCACCAGTCACCCGCCTGGGAGCGCGAACCGCTGCGCTGGTTCGGCATCAACAGCGGCCTGGCCGCCGCCTCGCTGAGCGATCTCGAGGAGCGCTACACCCATAAACCTTCATGCACCGCGATGCTGCTGGAAAAACTTACCGGCGCCCATTGATAAGGAGAAAACCCCATGCCTTCGTTCACCATCATCAAGCACGCCGACATCAAGGCCCTGCCACTGAACCCTGCCGGTCAGCGTGCCGGCGCTGACAAAGGTGACCCGCAGATCGCCATCAGCAAGCAGGCCCCGGAAGCGGTCGGCAATCTCGGCGTATGGGAATGCCAGCCCGGTGGCTGGCCGGTGGTCGACCGCCCTGACACCGAGTTCACCTACATCATTTCGGGCAAGGCGCTGCTTACCGATGACAGCACCCAGGAAGTGGTGGAGGTCACCGATGGTGACCTGATCATCCTGCCACCGGGATGGACCGGGCGCTGGGATGTGCTGGAGACCGTGCGCAAGGTGTACGCGATTTACTGATTTCTCGCTTCTCTCTCCCTGTAGGAGCGGCCTTGAGTCGCGAAAGGGGCGCGCAGCGGCCCCAGGCTTTCAGCATTTGCCCATGGATTGCTGGGGCTGCCTTGCAGCCCTTTCGCGACACAAGGCCGCTCCTACACAGAAAACTGCAAACCTTCTGAAACCTGTTCGGAAAAAGACAATGACCCAAACCATCATGAACTGGATCTCCGGCGCCCAGGCCGAGGCCACCAGCGGCCAGCAACTGCCGGTCTACAACCCGGCCACCGGCGTGGTCACCGGCCAAGTGCAGCTGTCTGCGCAAAAAGACGTGGACGCCGCCGTGGCCTCGGCCAAGGCCGCCTTCCCGGCCTGGAGCAACCTGTCGCCGCTGCGCCGCTCGCGGGTGCTGAACAAGTTCCTGGCGCTGCTCAACGAGCACCGTGACGACCTGGCCCGCATGATTACCGCCGAGCATGGCAAGGTGTTCACCGACGCCCAGGGCGAGGTGATGCGCGGCATCGAAATCGTCGAGTTCGCCTGCGGTGCGCCGCAACTGCTGAAAACCGATTTCACCGACCAGGTCAGCACCAACATCGACAACTGGACCCTGCGCCAGCCGCTGGGTGTGGTCACCGGCATCACCCCGTTCAACTTCCCGGTGATGGTGCCGATGTGGATGTTCCCGGTGGCCTTGGCGACCGGCAACACCTTCGTGCTCAAGCCAAGCCCGCTGGACCCGAGCCCAAGCCTGTTCATCGCCGAACTGCTCAAGCAGGCCGGCCTGCCGGATGGCGTGTTCAACGTGGTGCAGGGTGACAAGGATGCGGTCAACGCGCTGATCGAGCATCCGGACGTGCAGGCGGTATCCTTCGTTGGCTCCACCCCGATCGCCAACCACATCTACGAGACCGGCGCCCGCCACGGCAAGCGCGTGCAGGCCCTGGGCGGCGCCAAGAATCACCTGGTGGTGATGCCCGATGCCGATATCGACCAGGTGGTCGATGCGCTGATCGGTGCGGCCTACGGGTCGGCTGGCGAGCGTTGCATGGCCATCAGCGTGGCGGTGTTCGTCGGTGATGAAACTGCCGATAAAGTCATGCCCAAACTGATCGAGCGTACCCGTGAGCTGAAGGTGCTCAATGGCACCAACCTCGAGGCCGAGATGGGGCCGATCGTGACCCATGCGGCGCTGGAGCGCATCACCGGTTACATCGAGCAAGGCGTCAAAGAGGGGGCGACGTTGCTGATCGACGGCCGTGGCTTCAACGGCCAGACGGCGGGTGAGGGGTGTGGTGATGGCTTCTGGCTGGGTGGCACCTTGTTCGATGGCGTCACCCCGGACATGCGCATCTACAAGGAGGAAATCTTCGGCCCGGTACTGGCGTGCCTGCGGGTGAAGGATTTTGCCGAGGCAGTGGAGCTGATCAACGCTCACGAGTTTGGCAACGGTGTGAGCCTGTATACCCGTGATGGCCACGTTGCCCGTGAGTTTGGCCGGCGTATCCAGGTGGGCATGGTCGGGATCAACGTGCCGATTCCGGTGCCGATGGCCTGGCATGGTTTTGGTGGCTGGAAGAAGAGCCTGTTTGGCGATATGCATGCCTATGGTGAGGAGGGGGTGCGCTTCTATACCAAGCAGAAGAGCATCATGCAGCGCTGGCCGCAGGGGACTGCCAAGGGGGCGGAGTTTGCCATGCCTACCAGTCATTGATGGGGGGGGGGTTGGCTGACATAGCGGTTTGTTTCAGTAACAGATGACCCCGCCCACGCAGCGGGGTTTTCTGTTTTTTTGGGGGGGCGGTTTGTAGGTTGTGGTGTACGCTATTTTGGGTTTAGTTGGTTTAGTTGGTTTAGTTGGTTTAGTTGGTTTAGTTGGTTTAGTTGGTTTTGAAAGTTATATGCGCATTCATTATTTGTATTGACGCTTATTCACCTTTCCGCCCTTACGGCGGCTCACTTTTTGAAGCATCAAAAAGTAAGCAAAAAATGCTTGCTCCATTCATCCGGCCCCTGCGCTGCGCTCCGGGGTACCCTCACTCCGGGCTTGCTCCGGGGGTACGCGCCGACGGGCCGTCCCTGGCCCGATCGGCGCTCGCCCGGCATCCATGCCGGTCGCCCCCCTACGCAATCCCTGCGTTCGGCCTCCTGAAGTCGCGAAGTTAGTGGCGGCGCCTGCATTGGCGCAGCTAACCGCTAGTTGCCACCGTGGGAACTTAGGATTGCAATCGCCGGCAAGCCGGCTCCTACAGTGGAACGCGTTATATCTGATATCGCGTAACCCTGTAGGAGCCGGCTTGCCGGCGATAGGGCCCGAACAAACAACACATCGACAACCAACTAACCAACATCCCGGCTGTTGATCTGGCTGTTGATCTGGCTGTTGATCTGGCTGTTGATCTGGCTGTTGATCTGGCTTCTAAGCGCGCAATAGTTCAGGCAACACAAATCGCGACTTCAGGAGGCCGAGCGTAGGGATTGCGTAGGGGGGCGACCGGCATGGATGCCGGTCGAGCGCCGATCGGGCCAGGGACGGCCCGTCGGCGCGTACCTCCGGAGCAAGCCCGGAGCGAGGGAACCCCCGAAGCGCAGCGTAGGGGGCCGGATGATGGGAGCAGACGGTTTTGCTTACTTTTGCCACGACAAAAGTAAGCCGCCGTAAGGACGGAAAGGTGACGAAAAGCCGCTATCGTCAATGAATGCGCATACATCTCCCAAAGCAATAACCATAATCCCCGAACCCAAAACCCTCAGAAATCCCCTCTAAGCGTCAACATGAAATTCCGCGGCTCGCCGTAGTAGTTCCCCCACCCCGTAGCCCCAATCGTCGCGTAATACTTCTTGTCCAGCAGGTTGTTGCCGTTAAGCGCCAGGCTCCAGTGCTCATCCAGCCGGTACTGCACCCGCCCACTCCACAACGTATACCCCGCCTGCTCGATCCGCAGGTCGCCCTGGCGCCGGTAGTTGTCGCTCTGGCTGCTCACCCCCGCGCCGACGGTCCAGCGCTCCAGGGCGCCACCCAGCTGGTAATCCCCCCACACCTTGAGCATGTGCCGCGGAATGAAGCTTGAGCTGAAGGTCAGCTCGGTCGGGTCGGTGGCCTCGATGGTGCTCAGGTACTTGGTCTGGGTGTAGGTGTAGCCCGCCAGCAATTGCAGGCGCTCGACCGGCGAGCCGCTGACCTCGGCCTCGAAACCCTGGGCGCGGACCTTGCCGTTGTCGGTGTAGCAGTACTGGTCGCCCGAGCCCTTGCAGGTGCCCACATAGTCGGTCTCGGCACGGTGCTCTTCGGTGGTGCGGAACAGGTTGAACGCAGTATTGAGCCCACCGTCGAACAGCTCACCCTTGATACCCAGCTCGTAGCTGGCACCGGTCTTGGGCTGCAGCGCCTGGCCCTGGGCATTCACCAGGTTGCTCTGCGGCTGGAAGATGTCGGCGTAGCTGGCGTAGGCAGTCCACTGCTCGTTCAGGTCGTACAGCACGGCGGCGAACGGCGTCACCTGGCCGTTCTCCTGGCTGCGGTTGCGCACCCAGTAGTCCCAGCGCTGGGTGTAGGAGTCGCTTTCGTTGCGGTACCAGCTGACCCGGGTGCCCAGCACCAGCGTCAGCGGCTCGGCCAACTTCAGGCGCAGGTTGGCGTAGGTGCCGAACTGGCGGGTGGTGGAGTCGGTGGGCACGGCGCCGCCACGGGTGGGGTTGAGCAGAAACTCATCCTTGGACGGGTGCGGGAAGCTGGACGAGGGGTCGAACGGGTTCTGGGTGCCACTCAAGGCCATCAGCGCGAAGTAGTCGTGGGTCTTCTGGTGGCTGGCGTTGGCGCCGACGATCAGCTCGTGCTCAAGGCCGAAGGCGCGGAATTTGCCATCGACGTAGGTATCAAAGCCGTAGTCGGTCTGGTCGTAATCAAAACGCCCGGCATAGCGGCCCATGCTCGCGGTGCTGGCACCCACCGGCACCGCACCTTCGGCGTAGCCGTACTCGATGTTCTGGTTGTTGTGGGTGTAGACCGAGGCGAAGTTCAGCGTCCAGTCATCGTTGAGGCGCTGCTTGAGGTCGGCAAAACCTGTGATGCGCTGGCTCTGCAGGTCGTTCCAACTGGCGCCCAGGCAGGTGGAGCGCGACAGCTTGAGGTCGCTGCCGTCGGCGTAGCGCGGCAGGCCGTGGTAGCAGGGCGAGGCATCGACGTCTTCATAGGCCAGGCCCACACCCACGGTGGTGTCGGGGGTCATGTCCCAGTCCAGGGCGCCGTACAGCACCTGGTCCTGACGCTTGGCGTTGTCGTAGAAGTACTGGCGGTCCTGCAGCGTCGCCACGGCGCGCCCGCGCACGCTGCCCGATTCGTTCAGCGGCCCGCCCACATCGACCTGGCCGCGGTAGTTGTCCCAACTGCCGGCCGACAGCGTCACGCTGGTGCGGGCCTTGTCCTGGCCACGCTTGCGCACGAAGTTGACGCCGCCTGCCGACGAGCCCGAGCCCTTCATCATGCCGGCCGCGCCCTTGAGGATCTCTACCCGGTCGTAGAACGCCATGTCGCTTGAGAAACTGTTGGCCTGCACGTAGTTGCCGCCCACATCCAGCGGCACGCCGTCGTACTGGTACTGGCCGTCGAGGTTGAAGCCGCGCGAGTAGAAGTACTTGCCGCCCATGGGCGAGTCGTACACGGTGATGCCCGGGGTCTTGTCCAGCACCTGCTCGAGGGTGTTGAGGTTCTGGTCGTCGAGCATCTTGCGGGTCATGACCGTGACCGCCTGGGGCGTCTCCTTCAGGGTGTGCACGCCCTTGCCGATGGTCACCGCGCGGGCCGCGTAAGACTGGGTGCCCTCGCTGGTGGCGTCGAGGCGGCTGCCCTCGATGTTCAGCGGCCCCAGCTCCATCGCCGCACCATTGGCGGCCGGCACCAGCACATAACCACCGTTGCCCTGGCGCTGGGCTTGCAGGCCGCTGCCGGCCAGCAGCCGCAGCAGGCCTTCATCGACGCTGTAGCTGCCGTCCAGGCCCGGGCTGTTGAGGTTGCGTGCCTGGGCGGTGTCGAACGAAACGGTCACCCCGGCCTGTACGCCGAACTGGGTGATGGCATTGCCCAGGGGGCCTGCGGGCACGTGGTAGGCGGCCAGGCCCTGGGCCATGGCCTGGGCCGGCAGCAACAGGGCGCCGGGCACGCTGGCGAGGGACAGGCCGAACGCCGCCAGGCGGATGGCCTGGCGCAAGTGGGCGGCGGGGCGGGGGCGAACGTGGGGCATCGAGTGATCCTTGCGTGTCATGGCAGAAAGTCGCTGTCGTCGCGGCTTGTGTCAGGGACGGGCGAGAATCGAAATCAGCAAGATTGGCGTTAAAAAAGTTTCAGGCAGGCTCCACGCTCACCCAGTAACGGCTCAGGTAGCGCACGCTCACCGGCAGGGTTTTTGGCAGGTTGGCCAGGGCGATGTCGGTGTCGTCGACGCTGAATGCACCGGAAATGCTCAAGGCCTGAACCTGCGGCGCGCAACGCAACACCCCTGGCCGGTAGCGCGCCAGCTCGTCGATGAAGTCGCCCAGGCGCCAGTCATTGACGCTGAGCATGCCCATGCGCCAGGCGGTGCTGTCTTCGGGCAGGGGGCGGGCGGGCCCGAACTGCTCGGCATCGAAGCTGGCCTGCTGCCCGGCCTCCAGGCGCAGCACCCGGCCAAGGTGGTGTTGCGGGCGAATCTCCACCGCCGACTGCAGCACGCCGATGCGGGTTTGCGCGGGCAACTGGCGCACGCTGAACGCGGTGCCCAGGGCGCGCACGCTGCCGTTGCCGGTGTGCACGATGAACGGGCGCCGGGCCGGGTCGGTGGCGGTCTTGATGAACACTTCGCCCTGGTACAGCGCGATGGCCCGCAGCGTAGCGTCGTACTGCACATCCAGCGCGGTGCCGACGTTCAGTTCGAGCTGCGTGCCATCGGACAACTGCAAGCTGCGGCGCTCGCCGGAGCCGGTGCGCTGCTGAGCCATCAGCGCCTGCAAGGGCAGCCGTTCGGCCGCCAACCAGCCACTGCCGCCCAGCGTTAGCAGCAGGCCCAACACCTTGAGCACCTCGCGGCGCTTGGCCTGGGCAGCCCCCAGGCTGCGCAGGGCGGCCTGCGGCGGCACCAGGGCCCATTG is part of the Pseudomonas fakonensis genome and harbors:
- a CDS encoding DUF1835 domain-containing protein, producing the protein MPAIHASRHHGLIDLPALRKHAKRLLKTLDDDTCAQLRDLGLPGPDYRLADTQWLVAREAGFASWPKLKAHADAVAFAARHPGFAADGEAQVQHWRCGNDIEHSLRISGFSGSFHMFDDPMVMGPVPAVPDDTYWQVRTEYVLKVFGLAPQDIAQRQARQRAALAQLSADSELVLWCEADAYDQLFLVRVLASLPCLPRRLELIEADRVPGVQRFIGIGQLAPDVLAWLWPQRRTLGEEALQLARQAWAAYTAPAPTAWAELASRHHASLPLLQGALARQLQELPGAGDGLSLTERLTLRILARMGEQPAARVFAELMGREEPLPYLGDMMFAALIRPLIGTPRPLLLEGEGESWMHRPLRLTALGEQVLAGQANWLDQAPAERWVGGVRIGVGAAWVVDEAGKVALRT
- a CDS encoding TonB-dependent siderophore receptor encodes the protein MPHVRPRPAAHLRQAIRLAAFGLSLASVPGALLLPAQAMAQGLAAYHVPAGPLGNAITQFGVQAGVTVSFDTAQARNLNSPGLDGSYSVDEGLLRLLAGSGLQAQRQGNGGYVLVPAANGAAMELGPLNIEGSRLDATSEGTQSYAARAVTIGKGVHTLKETPQAVTVMTRKMLDDQNLNTLEQVLDKTPGITVYDSPMGGKYFYSRGFNLDGQYQYDGVPLDVGGNYVQANSFSSDMAFYDRVEILKGAAGMMKGSGSSAGGVNFVRKRGQDKARTSVTLSAGSWDNYRGQVDVGGPLNESGSVRGRAVATLQDRQYFYDNAKRQDQVLYGALDWDMTPDTTVGVGLAYEDVDASPCYHGLPRYADGSDLKLSRSTCLGASWNDLQSQRITGFADLKQRLNDDWTLNFASVYTHNNQNIEYGYAEGAVPVGASTASMGRYAGRFDYDQTDYGFDTYVDGKFRAFGLEHELIVGANASHQKTHDYFALMALSGTQNPFDPSSSFPHPSKDEFLLNPTRGGAVPTDSTTRQFGTYANLRLKLAEPLTLVLGTRVSWYRNESDSYTQRWDYWVRNRSQENGQVTPFAAVLYDLNEQWTAYASYADIFQPQSNLVNAQGQALQPKTGASYELGIKGELFDGGLNTAFNLFRTTEEHRAETDYVGTCKGSGDQYCYTDNGKVRAQGFEAEVSGSPVERLQLLAGYTYTQTKYLSTIEATDPTELTFSSSFIPRHMLKVWGDYQLGGALERWTVGAGVSSQSDNYRRQGDLRIEQAGYTLWSGRVQYRLDEHWSLALNGNNLLDKKYYATIGATGWGNYYGEPRNFMLTLRGDF
- a CDS encoding NAD(P)/FAD-dependent oxidoreductase, translated to MSAKFDLAQLPNKPLWFAPAPPRARLEGDIQADVVIVGAGYTGLWTAYYLLKADPSLNVVLLEKREVGFGASGRNGGWASAIFPISLHRVEQLYSHQAALQLQAAMNDTVDEIGRVLALEGVDADYAKQGFMSLARSGPQMARARAAVESSARFGLPQQWRVLEAGEAHGSIGAQGTVGALYTEHCALIHPGKLVRGLAQLVERLGARIYEQSAVTRMAPGMVHTERGSVRADMTVRATEAFTSQQPGKSRFVIPLYSLVLATEPLAPELLSQLNLDHRMAFNDMRHLRVYGQVTAEGRLVFGGRGAPYKWGSVMPEQADLVDSIHGKIHDTLLEFFPALRDARVTHRWGGALGVARDWCPTVSIDRGKGMAWAGNYVGDGVATSNLAGRILRNLILERDDALNTLPLVNHQSPAWEREPLRWFGINSGLAAASLSDLEERYTHKPSCTAMLLEKLTGAH
- a CDS encoding heme-degrading domain-containing protein, translated to MALADDLALLIRQEQLLQFEHFDEDVAWQLGSLLQRRAEAEGWLLLIEVRRFDCPLFLAGRPGITPHNHDWVRRKRNTVQRFLCSSYRIGHQLALDNKDITQRYNLPLTDYASAGGSFPITVKGAGVIGCVTVSGLPERQDHQVIVDALCELLGHDRTALSLAPVAKVAESKVVAEPVAG
- a CDS encoding amino acid permease, with the protein product MPVQSEHDPRLKRSLKTRHISMLALGGVIGAGLFVGSSAVIASTGPGAFITYAITGLIVALVMRMLGEMAAAHPSKGSFVDYARMAFGRPAGYMTGWLYWYFWVIVVGFEAVVGGQIINAWLPAIPVWVIALGLMLGMTLLNLMSVHSFGEAEYWFAGVKVAAIVVFLLVTGAFVLHLWPNSDASFGHLTEHGGFLPHGVGSLFTGVVVVIFSMTGVEVATLAAAESQDPSRNIRKAVNTVMVRILVFFVLATFFIVVAQPWTSLTPGKSPFVTTLEHIGIPYAGDMLTVVILVAVLSVLNAGLYTSSRLLYVLAANDEAPRWIAGVNRKGVPVRGVLASTLVGYGCVVIAALWPDTVFQFLINSSGTVFLFVYLMICLSQLKLRRRWVEEGSLKFAMWGHPVLPLMVTAAIVSVLVSMAFDPSMQLSLLQCLVAIVAIGASYLLMRLGRGRAPKAQVAQP
- a CDS encoding FecR domain-containing protein — its product is MDLNTLEAAATWYVELNDGTTSASRTQAWRQWLAASPQHAAAWARVEQLQQQWALVPPQAALRSLGAAQAKRREVLKVLGLLLTLGGSGWLAAERLPLQALMAQQRTGSGERRSLQLSDGTQLELNVGTALDVQYDATLRAIALYQGEVFIKTATDPARRPFIVHTGNGSVRALGTAFSVRQLPAQTRIGVLQSAVEIRPQHHLGRVLRLEAGQQASFDAEQFGPARPLPEDSTAWRMGMLSVNDWRLGDFIDELARYRPGVLRCAPQVQALSISGAFSVDDTDIALANLPKTLPVSVRYLSRYWVSVEPA
- a CDS encoding CoA-acylating methylmalonate-semialdehyde dehydrogenase, with the protein product MTQTIMNWISGAQAEATSGQQLPVYNPATGVVTGQVQLSAQKDVDAAVASAKAAFPAWSNLSPLRRSRVLNKFLALLNEHRDDLARMITAEHGKVFTDAQGEVMRGIEIVEFACGAPQLLKTDFTDQVSTNIDNWTLRQPLGVVTGITPFNFPVMVPMWMFPVALATGNTFVLKPSPLDPSPSLFIAELLKQAGLPDGVFNVVQGDKDAVNALIEHPDVQAVSFVGSTPIANHIYETGARHGKRVQALGGAKNHLVVMPDADIDQVVDALIGAAYGSAGERCMAISVAVFVGDETADKVMPKLIERTRELKVLNGTNLEAEMGPIVTHAALERITGYIEQGVKEGATLLIDGRGFNGQTAGEGCGDGFWLGGTLFDGVTPDMRIYKEEIFGPVLACLRVKDFAEAVELINAHEFGNGVSLYTRDGHVAREFGRRIQVGMVGINVPIPVPMAWHGFGGWKKSLFGDMHAYGEEGVRFYTKQKSIMQRWPQGTAKGAEFAMPTSH
- a CDS encoding cupin domain-containing protein, coding for MPSFTIIKHADIKALPLNPAGQRAGADKGDPQIAISKQAPEAVGNLGVWECQPGGWPVVDRPDTEFTYIISGKALLTDDSTQEVVEVTDGDLIILPPGWTGRWDVLETVRKVYAIY